The Pongo abelii isolate AG06213 chromosome 20, NHGRI_mPonAbe1-v2.0_pri, whole genome shotgun sequence genome window below encodes:
- the LOC100456680 gene encoding LOW QUALITY PROTEIN: cytochrome P450 2F1 (The sequence of the model RefSeq protein was modified relative to this genomic sequence to represent the inferred CDS: substituted 1 base at 1 genomic stop codon), translating to MLKHSMAYNKKMPSSSLGGKRLPDPFHSSPSGEPFDPTFVLSRSGSNIICFVLFGSHFDYDDERLLTIIRLINNNFQIMSRPWGELYNIFPSLLDXVPGPHQRIFQNFKCLRDLIAHSVQDHQASLDPRSPRDFIDCFLTKIAEGTQMGKGWGTFSLEKLKHLAKLGWSQEPLAATANLQLIKKSSKEEKEDLLSHFHMDTLLMTTHNLLFGGTETVVSTLHHTFLALMKYPKVQARVQEEINLIVGHMQLPALKDRAAMPYTDMVIHEVQRFADIIPMNLPHHVTRDTAFRGFLIPKGTDIITLLNTIHYDPSQFLTPQEFKPEHFLDANQSFKKSPAFIPFSAGRCLCLGESLVRMEHFPYLTAILQSFSLQPLGAPEDINLTPLSSGLGNLPRPFQLYLSPR from the exons CGTCTtcccgatccattccattcttcacccTCAGGCGAGCCCTTTGACCCTACGTTTGTACTGAGTCGCTCAGGGTCCAACATTATCTGTTTCGTACTCTTCGGCAGCCACTTCGACTACGATGATGAGCGTCTGCTCACCATTATCCGCCTTATCAATAATAACTTTCAAATCATGAGCAGACCCTGGGGCGAG TTGTACAACATCTTCCCAAGCCTCCTGGACTAGGTGCCTGGGCCACACCAACGCATCTTCCAGAACTTCAAGTGCCTGAGAGACCTCATCGCCCACAGCGTCCAAGACCACCAGGCCTCGCTAGACCCCAGATCTCCCCGGGACTTCATCGACTGCTTCCTCACCAAGATAGCAGAG GGAACCCAGATGGGGAAGGGTTGGGGGACCTTCTCCCTGGAGAAGCTGAAGCATCTGGCCAAGCTGGGCTGGAGCCAGGAGCCACTCGCAGCCACCGCCAACTTACAGCTCATTAAGAAGTCATCAAAGGAG GAGAAGGAGGACCTGCTGAGCCACTTCCACATGGATACCCTGCTGATGACCACACATAACCTGCTCTTTGGCGGCACCGAGACGGTGGTCAGCACGCTGCACCACACCTTCCTGGCACTCATGAAGTACCCGAAAGTTCAAG cCCGTGTGCAGGAGGAGATCAACCTCATTGTGGGACACATGCAGCTGCCAGCGCTGAAGGACCGCGCAGCCATGCCTTACACAGACATGGTGATCCACGAGGTGCAGCGCTTTGCAGACATCATCCCCATGAACTTGCCACACCATGTCACTAGGGACACGGCCTTTCGCGGCTTCCTGATACCCAAG GGCACCGATATCATCACCCTCCTTAACACCATCCACTACGACCCCAGCCAGTTCCTGACGCCCCAGGAGTTCAAACCCGAGCATTTTTTGGATGCCAATCAGTCCTTCAAGAAGAGCCCAGCCTTCATCCCCTTCTCAGCTG GGCGCTGTCTGTGCCTGGGCGAGTCACTGGTGCGCATGGAGCACTTTCCGTACCTCACCGCCATCCTGCAGAGCTTCTCACTGCAGCCGCTGGGTGCGCCCGAGGACATCAACCTGACCCCGCTCAGCTCAGGTCTTGGCAATTTGCCGCGGCCTTTCCAGCTGTACCTGAGCCCGCGCTAA